Proteins from a single region of Candidatus Methylomirabilota bacterium:
- the rplO gene encoding 50S ribosomal protein L15, with translation MRIEDLRPAAGATKKRKRLGRGPASGTGKTSGKGHKGLNARSGGGVRPGFEGGQMPLYRRLPKRGFLPFGGKTELAIVNLKDLAARFGAGSVVDPDSLLQARLIKKADRDRVKVLGDGELGHALTVRAHKISESARKKVEAAGGRVEVLA, from the coding sequence ATGAGGATCGAGGATCTGCGGCCGGCGGCGGGCGCCACGAAGAAGCGGAAGCGGCTGGGCCGCGGCCCCGCGTCCGGCACCGGCAAGACATCCGGCAAGGGCCACAAGGGTCTCAACGCCCGTTCCGGCGGAGGGGTGCGTCCGGGCTTCGAGGGCGGCCAGATGCCGCTCTACCGACGCCTGCCCAAGCGAGGCTTCCTGCCCTTCGGCGGCAAGACCGAGCTCGCCATCGTCAATCTGAAGGACCTCGCCGCGCGGTTCGGCGCGGGCAGCGTCGTCGATCCCGACAGCCTGCTCCAAGCGCGCCTGATCAAGAAGGCCGACCGGGATCGCGTCAAGGTGCTGGGAGACGGCGAGCTGGGCCATGCCCTCACCGTGCGGGCCCACAAGATCAGCGAGTCGGCGCGGAAGAAGGTCGAGGCGGCGGGGGGACGGGTGGAGGTCCTGGCCTGA
- the rpmD gene encoding 50S ribosomal protein L30 produces MAKLKVTLVKSIIGLSPKQEATVRALGLHRIRHTVEHDDSPTIKGMIKAVAFALKVEAA; encoded by the coding sequence GTGGCTAAGCTCAAGGTCACGCTGGTGAAGAGCATCATCGGGCTCAGCCCGAAGCAGGAGGCGACCGTCCGCGCGCTGGGGCTCCACCGCATCCGCCACACGGTGGAGCACGACGACAGCCCGACGATCAAGGGCATGATCAAGGCGGTGGCGTTCGCCCTCAAGGTGGAGGCGGCATGA